A region from the Benincasa hispida cultivar B227 chromosome 12, ASM972705v1, whole genome shotgun sequence genome encodes:
- the LOC120067331 gene encoding ankyrin repeat-containing protein At2g01680: MMESKALRFITHQSFFSVVRSGDLEAVKQVLDKLAGDEQPESSSITDLMAMQNDAGETALYVAADNNLEDVFSYLLQFSTVQILKIRSKSDLHPFHVAAKRGHLGIVKELLGIWPELCRSCDSSNTSPLYSAAVQDHLEVVNAILDADVSTMRIVRKNGKTALHNVARYGLLRIVKTLIDHDPGIVAIKDKKSQTALHMAVKGQSTAAVEELLQIDASILNERDKMGNTALHIATRKCRSEIVSLLLSFTSLDVNAINSQRETAMDLADKLQYSESSLEIKEALAEAGAKYARHVGQVDEAMELKRTVSDIKHEVHSQLIQNEKTRRRVSGIVKELKKLHREAVQNTTNSITVVAVLFASIAFLAIFNLPGQYIQNGKDIGKANIADHMGFQVFCLLNTTSLFISLAVVVVQITLVAWDTTAQKQVVSVVNKLMWAACACTSGAFISIAYVVVGHETWMALAITLVGVPILVATLASMCYLVFRQHFGIFSSDSQRRIRRASGSKSFSWPHSVNISDDEDYNSDLEKIYAL; encoded by the exons ATGATGGAATCAAAGGCTCTGCGATTCATTACCCATCAATCGTTCTTCTCTGTTGTCCGATCTGGGGACCTTGAGGCTGTCAAACAGGTTTTGGATAAGCTGGCTGGTGATGAACAGCCTGAGAGTTCTTCGATTACCGATCTGATGGCGATGCAGAACGATGCTGGGGAGACGGCTTTGTATGTGGCTGCTGACAATAatcttgaggatgtttttagcTATTTGCTTCAATTTTCCACTGTCCAGATCTTGAAGATTAGGTCTAAATCTGATTTGCACCCTTTTCATGTTGCTGCTAAGCGTGGCCATCTAG GTATTGTAAAGGAGCTTTTGGGCATTTGGCCGGAGCTTTGCAGGTCATGTGACTCTTCAAACACAAGCCCCCTCTATTCAGCTGCTGTACAAGACCATTTGGAAGTAGTTAATGCTATCTTAGATGCTGATGTTAGTACAATGAGAATTGTAAGAAAGAATGGAAAGACAGCTCTGCATAATGTAGCTAGGTATGGCCTCTTACGAATCGTTAAAACACTTATTGATCATGATCCTGGAATAGTTGCGATTAAAGACAAAAAGTCCCAGACTGCACTTCACATGGCTGTGAAAGGTCAGAGCACTGCAGCGGTCGAGGAGCTATTGCAGATCGATGCATCTATACTGAATGAAAGAGACAAGATGGGAAATACTGCTTTGCATATAGCAACTAGAAAGTGTCGATCTGAG ATTGTAAGCCTTTTGCTGAGCTTTACATCGCTTGATGTCAATGCAATCAATAGTCAACGCGAAACTGCTATGGACTTGGCTGACAAACTGCAATACAGTGAATCTTCACTGGAGATTAAAGAAGCGTTAGCTGAAGCTGGTGCCAAATATGCAAGGCATGTTGGCCAAGTTGATGAAGCAATGGAGCTCAAACGAACAGTCAGTGATATAAAGCATGAGGTTCACTCGCAACTTATCCAAAATGAAAAAACGCGTCGGAGAGTTTCTGGCATTGTCAAAGAACTGAAGAAGCTCCACAGAGAGGCTGTTCAGAATACTACAAATTCCATCACGGTCGTGGCTGTTCTTTTTGCATCCATTGCGTTCTTGGCCATCTTCAATTTGCCGGGTCAGTACATACAAAATGGAAAAGACATTGGAAAGGCAAATATAGCTGATCACATGGGTTTCCAAGTATTCTGCCTTTTAAACACTACATCTCTGTTTATATCTTTAGCTGTTGTGGTGGTTCAAATTACTTTGGTAGCATGGGACACGACAGCTCAAAAACAGGTCGTATCAGTTGTAAACAAGCTAATGTGGGCTGCCTGCGCTTGCACCTCTGGGGCTTTCATATCAATAGCTTATGTTGTCGTAGGTCACGAGACATGGATGGCTCTTGCCATTACCCTTGTCGGAGTTCCGATTCTTGTTGCAACTCTTGCAAGCATGTGCTACTTGGTTTTTCGGCAACATTTTGGTATCTTTAGCAGTGACTCTCAAAGACGAATCAGGCGGGCAAGTGGAAGTAAGTCTTTCTCGTGGCCTCACTCGGTTAACATTTCTGATGACGAAGATTACAACTCCGACCTTGAGAAGATTTATGCCCTATAG